From Microcystis aeruginosa NIES-2549, a single genomic window includes:
- the rplO gene encoding 50S ribosomal protein L15, protein MKLHEIAPQPGSTKRRRRVGRGVSAGQGASCGLGMRGQKSRSGTGTRPGFEGGQMPLYRRVPKLKHFPLVNPRQYTIVNLKKLASLPANTEVTLESLLKANILTSNDGPLKVLGDGEITVPLKVKAAAFSNSAKEKITAAQGTWEEI, encoded by the coding sequence AAACTCCACGAAATCGCCCCCCAACCGGGGTCCACTAAACGCCGTCGTCGTGTGGGACGGGGTGTCTCGGCCGGCCAGGGCGCTAGTTGCGGTCTGGGAATGCGCGGACAAAAATCTCGCTCTGGGACGGGGACTCGTCCCGGTTTTGAGGGGGGACAAATGCCCCTCTATCGTCGGGTTCCCAAATTAAAGCATTTTCCTTTGGTTAACCCCCGTCAATACACGATTGTTAATCTGAAAAAATTAGCTTCTTTACCCGCTAATACGGAAGTTACCCTAGAAAGTCTGCTAAAAGCTAACATTCTCACCAGCAACGACGGTCCTTTAAAAGTTTTGGGTGATGGTGAAATTACCGTTCCCCTCAAGGTGAAGGCCGCCGCTTTTAGCAATAGTGCTAAAGAGAAAATTACCGCCGCTCAAGGTACTTGGGAAGAAATTTAA
- a CDS encoding DNA methyltransferase: MNHIFSAIDFQAIKNHPNFKEDSVREVIILPLLTSLGYQEDNIERSKTLRHPFLKVGSKKRPINLIPDYVLKVNQSYAWVLEAKKPTENIYEGDSVEQVYSYATHPEIRSNYFALCNGLEFSLFKTLDTSTPILYFSLDAIADSWQELTQYLAPDRFQVGKSFSYQSHSPISRKTFDYSSRPLLEPIEVKKQQAKRHFGVHGYFTKQAWNVVAEYIKNFSQPGDVILDPFGGSGVTAIEALMNNRKAISIDINPLAIFLVNSLISPVDFDDLSQAFERVKLAYQEREPQTKEEITKILNTYPYPQGLKLPKGSDVATVEQLFSNKQLAQLSLLKHLIKQELNENVRESLLLVFSSTINKYNLTFHYTRSAAGGDSSVFRYYRYRIAHEPGEMPLIKIYETKFKKLVAAKQEMEFYVNKNTINYAKIVKGTATDLNFIENESVDYIYTDPPYGKKIPYLDLSIMWNAWLDLEVTEKDYQLEAIEGGTIQKSKQEYNQLIAQSIREMYRVLKFERWLSFVFAHKDPEFWHLILDTAESCGFEYVGAVPQKNGQTSFKKRQNPFTVLSGQLIINFRKVPTPKAVMKANLGMDITEIVMQTVEGIIAKNDGATLEQINDELIIKGLELGFLDLLAKEYSDLTPILLDNFDYEEKTELYTIKKDSKFKSKIDVKLRIKYYLISYLRRMERDNKSSSFDDIVFNILPLLKNGTTPENQTILSVLEDIAQRVGDDNWRLKQEGQLSLF; encoded by the coding sequence ATGAATCATATTTTTTCTGCTATTGATTTTCAGGCAATTAAAAATCACCCTAACTTTAAGGAAGACAGCGTTAGAGAAGTGATTATTTTACCTCTTTTAACAAGTTTGGGCTACCAAGAGGATAATATCGAAAGAAGTAAAACCCTACGGCATCCCTTTTTAAAGGTTGGCAGTAAAAAACGTCCGATAAATTTAATTCCTGACTATGTTCTCAAAGTTAATCAAAGTTATGCTTGGGTATTAGAGGCTAAAAAACCAACGGAAAATATCTACGAAGGTGATTCAGTAGAACAGGTCTATAGTTATGCCACTCATCCTGAAATCAGAAGTAATTATTTTGCTCTTTGTAATGGCCTAGAATTTAGTTTATTTAAGACCCTCGATACCAGTACACCTATCTTATATTTTTCTCTTGATGCAATTGCCGATAGTTGGCAAGAGTTGACCCAGTATTTAGCCCCAGATAGATTTCAAGTGGGGAAAAGTTTTAGTTATCAAAGCCATTCCCCAATCAGTCGCAAAACTTTTGACTACTCAAGTCGTCCCTTATTAGAACCAATTGAGGTAAAAAAACAACAAGCTAAAAGACATTTTGGTGTTCATGGATATTTTACTAAACAAGCATGGAATGTGGTGGCAGAATATATTAAAAACTTTAGTCAACCGGGAGATGTCATTCTTGATCCTTTTGGCGGTAGTGGAGTGACGGCAATTGAAGCTTTAATGAATAACCGCAAAGCGATTAGTATTGATATTAACCCTCTGGCTATTTTTCTTGTTAATTCTTTAATTAGTCCCGTTGATTTTGATGATTTAAGTCAGGCTTTTGAACGAGTTAAATTAGCCTACCAAGAGCGAGAACCGCAAACCAAAGAGGAAATAACAAAGATTCTCAATACCTATCCTTATCCCCAAGGTTTGAAACTGCCTAAAGGTTCTGATGTGGCTACTGTTGAACAGTTATTTAGTAACAAACAATTAGCTCAACTAAGTTTATTAAAACATTTGATTAAACAAGAACTAAACGAGAATGTTAGAGAGTCTTTATTGTTAGTTTTTTCCAGTACAATCAATAAGTATAATTTGACTTTTCATTACACAAGAAGTGCGGCGGGGGGTGATAGTTCTGTATTTAGATATTATCGCTATAGAATTGCTCATGAACCTGGAGAAATGCCCTTAATAAAAATTTATGAAACTAAATTTAAAAAACTTGTTGCAGCTAAACAAGAAATGGAGTTTTATGTTAATAAAAACACCATCAACTATGCCAAAATTGTTAAAGGAACAGCGACAGACTTAAATTTTATTGAAAATGAAAGCGTTGATTATATTTATACCGATCCTCCCTACGGAAAGAAAATTCCCTACTTAGATTTATCAATAATGTGGAATGCTTGGTTAGATTTAGAAGTGACGGAAAAGGACTATCAATTAGAAGCTATTGAAGGTGGAACAATCCAAAAAAGTAAACAGGAATATAATCAATTAATTGCCCAAAGTATTCGAGAAATGTATCGGGTTTTAAAATTTGAGCGATGGTTATCCTTTGTCTTTGCTCACAAAGATCCTGAGTTTTGGCATTTAATTTTAGATACGGCAGAAAGTTGCGGATTTGAGTATGTGGGAGCAGTGCCACAAAAAAATGGACAAACGAGCTTTAAAAAGCGGCAAAATCCCTTTACAGTTTTATCAGGACAGTTAATTATTAATTTTCGGAAAGTTCCCACTCCCAAAGCGGTAATGAAAGCTAACTTAGGCATGGATATCACCGAGATTGTCATGCAAACTGTTGAAGGAATTATTGCTAAAAATGATGGGGCAACCCTAGAACAAATTAACGATGAATTGATTATTAAAGGTTTGGAATTAGGGTTTTTAGATTTACTAGCCAAGGAGTATTCAGACTTGACTCCAATTTTGTTAGATAATTTTGATTATGAGGAAAAGACTGAATTATATACCATCAAAAAAGATAGTAAGTTTAAGTCAAAAATCGATGTTAAATTGAGAATTAAATACTATTTGATTAGCTATTTGAGAAGGATGGAAAGAGATAATAAAAGCTCTAGTTTTGATGATATTGTTTTTAATATATTACCTCTGTTAAAAAATGGCACAACTCCCGAAAATCAGACGATTCTAAGCGTCCTCGAAGATATTGCCCAGAGAGTTGGTGATGATAACTGGCGCTTAAAACAAGAAGGACAATTGAGTTTATTTTAA
- the secY gene encoding preprotein translocase subunit SecY, with amino-acid sequence MVVSRDKAPTAQETFMQMAQAAGLRGRLLITLGLLILLRFGMFVPIPGLDRARLAEIIQSNAALGILDLFTGGGLSTLGIFALGILPYINASIIVQLLTAALPSLEDLQKNEGEAGRRKIAQITRYIAFGWSIIQSIGITLGLLVANGVVAGTLPSIAATVLALVAGSMFVMWISELITERGLGNGASLLIFVNIVAVLPKTLGDTITFAQQGGRQAIAQVVILLLVFLVMIIGIVFVQEGTRRIPIVSARRQVGRRLYRERTSYLPLRLNQGGVMPIIFASAVLVLPFQLVQALPTDNPVGQVLVQLVNALRPDSWGYVAFYSLLILGFSFFYASLIVNPKDMSQNLKKMGTSIPGIRPGTATTNYLEGVLNRLTLLGALFLSLVATVPTVVESATGVTTFRGLGATSLLILVGVAIDTAKQIQTYVISQRYEGMIKQ; translated from the coding sequence ATGGTCGTTAGTCGTGATAAGGCTCCCACGGCACAGGAAACGTTTATGCAAATGGCACAGGCGGCCGGTTTACGCGGTCGCTTGTTGATTACATTGGGTTTACTGATTCTGCTCCGTTTTGGGATGTTTGTACCGATACCCGGTTTGGATCGGGCAAGATTAGCAGAAATTATTCAAAGTAACGCCGCTTTGGGAATCCTTGACCTGTTCACCGGGGGAGGATTATCGACGTTAGGGATTTTTGCCCTCGGCATTCTTCCCTATATCAACGCCTCAATTATCGTGCAACTGCTCACCGCTGCCCTTCCTTCTTTGGAAGATTTACAGAAAAATGAAGGAGAGGCAGGACGGCGAAAAATTGCCCAAATTACCCGTTATATTGCCTTTGGTTGGTCAATTATTCAAAGTATCGGTATTACTCTCGGTTTATTGGTGGCTAACGGCGTTGTGGCCGGAACTTTACCCTCGATCGCTGCTACGGTTCTCGCTTTAGTGGCGGGTTCTATGTTCGTGATGTGGATTTCGGAACTGATCACAGAACGCGGTCTGGGAAATGGAGCATCTTTGCTGATTTTTGTCAACATTGTCGCTGTTTTACCAAAAACCCTCGGTGATACAATTACTTTTGCCCAACAGGGTGGCCGACAAGCGATCGCTCAAGTGGTGATTCTCTTGCTGGTTTTCTTGGTGATGATTATCGGCATTGTTTTTGTTCAGGAAGGAACCCGTCGGATTCCTATTGTTTCTGCCCGTCGTCAGGTGGGTCGTCGTCTCTATCGGGAAAGAACCAGTTATCTACCCCTACGACTCAATCAAGGGGGCGTGATGCCGATTATTTTCGCCTCGGCAGTGTTGGTCTTACCTTTCCAATTGGTGCAAGCTTTACCCACGGATAACCCGGTCGGTCAGGTTTTAGTTCAGTTGGTTAATGCCCTGCGTCCCGATAGTTGGGGTTATGTGGCTTTTTATAGCTTACTAATTCTCGGTTTTAGTTTCTTCTACGCTTCCCTGATCGTTAACCCCAAGGATATGTCCCAAAACCTGAAAAAAATGGGGACCAGTATTCCGGGGATTCGACCGGGGACCGCTACTACTAATTATCTGGAAGGGGTGCTGAATCGTCTCACCCTTTTGGGCGCTCTCTTTTTAAGTTTGGTGGCTACTGTGCCGACTGTAGTAGAAAGCGCCACCGGTGTCACCACTTTTCGCGGTTTGGGGGCAACTTCCCTGTTAATTCTGGTGGGGGTGGCGATCGATACGGCGAAACAAATTCAAACCTATGTCATCTCTCAACGCTATGAGGGCATGATTAAACAGTAG
- a CDS encoding adenylate kinase, giving the protein MSKRIGVIFLGPPGSGKGTQAAKLAESLTIPHISTGEILRQAITEKTELGQQAQAYVEKGELVPDELLLGLIQERLKQPDSAKGWILDGFPRTVAQASFLDALLEELADSYTFVVNLAVPDTVLIERLMQRGRQDDTKETIARRLQVYIDQTAPVLDYYGQKGTLNHIDGNQPMDAVTAALTAVVIPV; this is encoded by the coding sequence ATGAGCAAACGGATCGGTGTGATATTTTTGGGACCGCCCGGATCGGGAAAAGGTACCCAAGCGGCAAAATTAGCGGAATCTCTGACGATTCCCCATATTTCTACCGGTGAAATTTTACGTCAAGCAATTACAGAGAAGACAGAACTTGGTCAACAAGCACAAGCTTATGTGGAAAAGGGCGAATTAGTCCCCGATGAGTTGTTATTAGGTTTAATTCAGGAACGTTTAAAACAGCCTGACAGTGCTAAGGGTTGGATTCTTGATGGGTTTCCCCGCACGGTGGCACAGGCGAGCTTTTTAGACGCATTACTGGAAGAATTGGCCGATAGTTACACATTTGTGGTTAATTTGGCTGTACCAGATACGGTCTTAATTGAGCGTCTCATGCAACGGGGTCGTCAAGATGATACTAAAGAAACCATCGCCCGTCGCCTACAGGTTTATATCGACCAAACTGCCCCCGTTTTAGATTATTACGGTCAAAAGGGGACTCTTAACCATATCGACGGTAATCAACCGATGGACGCGGTTACTGCCGCTTTAACAGCAGTTGTCATTCCTGTGTAA